DNA sequence from the Sulfurimonas sp. HSL3-7 genome:
CTCCGGCCAGTTCAGAATCAGTTTGAGAAAAATATAGTAAAAAATATCCCAGATTCCAAAAAGCACCATATAGGCTGCCATCCTGCTTTGCAGCCTTTCATAAGCCAGGCTGACGGTTGCCCACATTATGATCAATGTCGCCAGCTCCCTGATTATTTCAACAATAACCATACCTGTTTCAGCAATAACAACTGGAAAGGCAAATCCTTCCGGATAGTAGATCTTTCGCAGATAGACAACGACCGATGCTTCGATATAGGCGAAGGCAATGCCCCATACCGTCAGCCAAAACAACTGATTAAAAAGACGCATCTTTTTCTCGTTTTCTACGCTCTAATATCCTGTTAAAAATCCTGCTACACGGCATTTTACACGCCGATATCTTCATTCCAGAGTTCCGGATTTTTTTCGATAAATGCCTCCATCAGCTCTTGGCATTCATGATTATCAACAATCTCGACCTCGACGCCCCGCGATCGCAGATGATCCTCCGGCCCGCGGAAGGTGCGGTTCTCTCCGACGACCACCTTCCCTATCCCGTAGAGCAGCACCGCGCCGCTGCACATATCACAGGGGGACAGGGTCGAGTAGAGCGTTGCCCTGCGGTAATCGGAAGCCTGCATGCGTCCC
Encoded proteins:
- a CDS encoding nucleoside deaminase; the protein is MDKFLEAAIEEAKKGMAEGGIPIGSVLVLDGQIVGRGHNRRVQKGSAILHAEMDCLENAGRMQASDYRRATLYSTLSPCDMCSGAVLLYGIGKVVVGENRTFRGPEDHLRSRGVEVEIVDNHECQELMEAFIEKNPELWNEDIGV